The Synchiropus splendidus isolate RoL2022-P1 chromosome 8, RoL_Sspl_1.0, whole genome shotgun sequence nucleotide sequence CAGCAAAAATTATGGATACAATATTGTGCGATCAGTTATCGCATAAACATAATAGAAAGCAGGAAAGTGGATTTGACAGACTTGGATTCTAAAGTGGAATACTCACGAGTAGTGACAGTGAGTCTGTTCATCGTGACAGTCCTCTAGCAGCACATACTTGAGCAGATGCTTCACAAGGATCAGGACATGGTGGAGGCATGGACAATACACTGCTGATTGGAAATATGAAAAACAGTGGTAGCAGATGAGATGGTAGCGACGGGGAGAAAATGCACTGTGAATAGCAGTGGCAGTGAAGCTCACGGTCTCGCAGGAAAGGCAGTGATGATAAGGGAGGGTGTCACAATCTGTTAAGTATATGTTATTTCCTATGGCTACTGGCTGTGACGTCATAATATCCAGACAAGATGGATTTATTTCCACCCCAAACTTTGTGTCATATTGAAGAGTTTTCTCATTTATGGTAAACCTTCATCTGTAAGCATTTCCAAGCTGCAACATAGTGAAATGGTGATatccaaatatttaaatgaaaaaagttttgcgactgaaggttttttttttatctctacaGCAACCTTCCAGCCACTAATGTGTAGTCACTATCAGTACCTGACTGTATTTTGTCGTCAGCGATTCTAGCACACAAAGTGCTAACTGTCCCGTTGGTGACCTAAATTGTCGAGGAAAcggaatttatttttttctgcaatcATTCACTTCTGTATTACATGGTATGACGTAAGAAGCTCTCAACACGGAGATTGAATTATATCAAATGCCCAAACAGCTCCATTATTTTTCATGCACCTGTGTGGAAAGAGCAACAATTTGTAAATCCTGAAAAAGACCTCATACAGTCATATTTTGGGGGGAATAAATTCCACATGAACGAATGAAATCCTTTCTTACCTGATGTAATAACTGTGTCATCAAACACTACGTCAGCATATTTTTCTCCATTGACAGTTGAGAAACTGGAGGAGAATCTGGAAGTTAAAGGTTAAATGACAATACCTATTTTAGTCTTGAGATTCAGCTCCCCTTGGCCCCAGAAGTGAAAGTGGTGTATATATTTGTGTGGTGTTTTATTGTAATATTGCACAATGTACACAACACATTGTAATTCCAACAACCATGGCTCCAACATTCACGTATCACGGTGTGACATGTTTGGTGTTATCTtgacagtgatgaagatgatggagctCTTGAAGCAGTTGAGACTTGTTGAGCCACTTCACTTCCTCTATCAGACGTATTTTGACATGATGATGTGTAGCCAAAAACATTATAGTAATTGGATATAAGTAATTTTGTACTTTGGGCTGTTTCTGGTTTTACGCAAGTATTGATGGGTCTTTTCGTCTCATGCTGGAACTTCAAAGTACAAATCGACCGTACCCCACAGGCGGGATGTTACTCTGGGTTGTGTGAGTGTGCCGGCACCAGCTTGCAGACccactgtctctgtctgtctgcggTTTACTGCACTCTCATTATGGAGGAGCGGCTCCTCTGTCTTCTCTCATTCTCCGTCAGCAGTGACTTGTAGAAATGTTTCCTCTCCATCAGCTCATATTTTCGGTAATTTGACAAAGACAACAGTCATCAGGCGACACTATTGTCGCTCCTGCACATTTGTCCGCTGCCAACTTTCTCTCATCCTCCCTCTCTTTGCTCTGTGCCGATGCATACGTCCTCTCTAATCTCCGTCCCATGGCCTATCCTGTGGTCATAACCCTTGCCTAATGGAACCGGACTCTGTGTTGTTGGTTAGCAGCAATGGGCCAGACAGACAGCCTGACTGTCTTCTGTCCACCGACATCCCGCTCGTCCACTGGAGCCAATTACACTGAAATTGCGGGCGACTCCACCATCTGATCGGCTGCTGACGAAAGCACAGTGCTGCACTGCTGGGACCAATATTTTGGCCGTTGCTCTGTATCTCATGTGCCCTGTGGCCGACTATGTCATGTGATGAATTACTCTCGAGTTTTTTGTTCCCATTGAATCTGTGGCATGTTTGAAAGGTAAAGGCAGTGATCCACCCGGTGGTCACTATGGAAACCATCCATTTGTGAGCATGAGCATAATTCCCCTCACTGTCCCCTCCTATCTTTATTTCTCCTGCTAAATCTCTGAGCTCTGGGATTCATCTCCCCCAGATTTGTCAAATTAAATTGTGATCTCCTGCCTGCCCACGCAGCATAAACGACTGTGCTCTTAGCCGCCTCACTAGTCTTGGTTCATCCGTCTGTTCAAGTTCAGGTTGGACTccaattcattattttatatttctctGTCCCTGACTTTCATCACCGCCCACTTGTTTTAAAGCTGCTGCCGCTCAGCAATGTCATCTGAAGACACCTGGTGGTCAAAAAGTGAATTGCTCTGCTAAAGCCTACCTATTCTTTTTTGGACTTATATTAGTTATTTAGAAAGTATGTTTGCTCATGAGTAATAAGCAGCCTTTATACAAGACGTGTAGATGTACAGACACAAGACTGAATGTCttgtttataaatataaaaaaaacatatgctGTATACATATGAGGTTAGTTCAAGTTGTATGTCATGCTTTTCTGTCCAATTTTCATGACTAAAAGTGGTTTAACTCGGTAAGAATTTATCTCTCATGTTGTCTTGCAATCCTGAAACATGGTTTTTAGAACACTGGGATTAAAGATGAGCCTCGATAGTACATGAGCAAAACTTCTGATTTCGATAGAAAAGATAAAATAGAGGAGATTGAAGATAAAATATTGTCTTATCTGTTTTAGGACAAGCACATGCTTTGTAgccagaaaaaatattttggtgaTAAAGGTTCATATATCTAAGTGGTTGTTCAAGGGATATTGATTATAATTCCAGTTCAGTTGTACTTGAGTCTTAAGAACATTTTTCATAGTTACTTAGATGCATATTAATATGGTCTATGTTTGAATCACACGTTTAAACTACTGCAGATTAAAAACAGACACTATTTTATATAACCACTCAGTTATTAGAACACACTTTTCAGATTGATCCCCAAGCAGATTATATCAAGGATTATCATTGTTGGGTATTTTCCATAACTCCATCTCGTGTCCGTCTCTGTCCGTTACTTTGTTCTCAGTTTTATTGCAGTAGAGAGATAAGGTACCCAAATATTAGCGCCTTCATTTTCCTCCTctcatgtgtggctgcagggAGCCATCACACCCCCTGCTGGCCTCCTTCATCCGTCACATGGGCCAAGGAAGTCGTGGTCATTGGGAGTCTCCGCTGGCTTCTGTGGCTCGCCTGCCCAACCACAGTGCGTGTGAGATGGGCGAGCTCACACAGACAGGTGGGAATGAGAGACCCACTGAAAGGGGAATGCTTTCTTGTCTGACCTTTCACTCTCACGCTCCAGGTGTGGTGCAACATCTGCGCAACGGGCAGCTCCTGCGTCAGGCCTACAGGCATCACAGCTTTCTGTCTCCTGACTGGCTACCACGGGAGGTGTGGGTGGAGACAACAGGGAGGAGTCGTACCCTTCAGAGCGGGCTGGCCCTCCTCTACGGCTTTTCTCCGGACTATGACTGGACCAAGCTGACTGTGCATCACCAGTGGAGCACTTTGTTTTGCGGTTCTGCCTGTGACTGTCCGGCGAGGAACAGATAcctggaggaagagcagaggcGGCAGTATCGACTCCGAGTGGCTGACGTTGAACTGGAGAGGAACTACGCCGACATGGCACGCACCTTGGGTGTCGCCACGCGCCTCCTCCGGGCAGCAAACCCCATCGACTCTCTTCAGTGCTACTTCTGCCACGGGCTAGCTTTTCCATGTGTCTTGCGCGGTGAAGACGGCGCTGGTGGGTGCCTGACCAAAGCGCAGTTCGCTGTGATCCGTCGCCAGCAACTGGAGGACGAGGTGGATCGCAGGAAGGTGGGACTTTACCATAAATACGCCGTCCTGGCAATGCACCCGTATCTCAACCGGACTGCCGCCAAGATGGAGAAGGTTGCCAAAGCCAGCGTGGCCGGCCGAGCGCG carries:
- the pxylp1 gene encoding 2-phosphoxylose phosphatase 1 isoform X2, with protein sequence MVSAVAAYLPLFLVTVNLIPVTPIVEERPFPAADEIISLVQGKSRKRVFLVPHTQESDPISEAYAYCNTPNRTEQAWEGHSPADYKLLSVQVMIRHGDRYPLYYIPKTKRPAIDCTLSTDKEPSHPLLASFIRHMGQGSRGHWESPLASVARLPNHSACEMGELTQTGVVQHLRNGQLLRQAYRHHSFLSPDWLPREVWVETTGRSRTLQSGLALLYGFSPDYDWTKLTVHHQWSTLFCGSACDCPARNRYLEEEQRRQYRLRVADVELERNYADMARTLGVATRLLRAANPIDSLQCYFCHGLAFPCVLRGEDGAGGCLTKAQFAVIRRQQLEDEVDRRKVGLYHKYAVLAMHPYLNRTAAKMEKVAKASVAGRARSEEVFSLSSAHDVTVAPLLSALGLEDSKFPRFAARVVFELWRSPSEEPRKQPGKAEKVLDREMFIRVLYNGEDVTFHTTFCRTHDRHSRQPLCPLKNFLSFVRRDMFRSMDATSYQEACSRHSG